The Bacteroidota bacterium genome segment CCCAAACCGGGGCGTTTTCCTTTTATAAACTTATCTCACAAGTTTCTTATACTTAATACGGTGAGGAGTAGTATCACCCAGCCTCTTCTTCTTATTTTCTTCATATTCAGAGAACGACCCTTCAAAGAAATAAACCGAACTGTCTCCTTCAAAGGCTAAAATATGTGTACAAATACGATCGAGGAACCAACGGTCGTGAGAAATAACAACGGCACAACCTGCAAAACTATCCAATCCTTCTTCCAAAGCACGAAGTGTATTTACATCCAAATCGTTTGTTGGCTCATCGAGCAACAGTACATTCCCTTCCTCTTTCAATGTCATTGCCAGATGAAGTCTGTTTCTTTCTCCTCCCGACATCTCCTTAACTTTCTTGTTTTGTTCGGGACCGGCAAAATTAAATCTGCTCAAATACGCTCGCGTATTAACCATATGACCACCCATCATCACCTGCTCCTGACCATCGGCAAAATTCTCATATAATGACTTTTCAGGATTAATATCCGAATGCGATTGATCAACGTAGGCAATCTTAGCAGTCTCACCAACGGCAAACTCACCACTATTTGGTGTCTCTTCGCCCATTATCATTTTAAAAAGCGTTGTTTTACCGGCACCATTCGGTCCGATTACTCCAACAATACCGTTAGGAGGAAGACTAAAGTTTAAGTTATCATATAATAGTCGGTCACCGTAACCTTTTGCAACATCTTTGGCTTCAATAACATTTGTACCTAATCGTGGTCCGTTAGGAATATATAGTTCCAGTTGAGAATCCTTTTGTTTCTCCTCCTGACTCATCAGCTTATCATAGTTATTCAGACGGGCTTTTGACTTCGCATGACGACCTTTTGGCGCCATTTTAACCCATTCCAATTCCTGCTCAAGAGTTTTTCTGCGTTTAGATACCTGTTTTTCCTCTTTTGCCATTCGAACAGTTTTCTGCTCAAGCCACGAAGAGTAGTTCCCTTTCCATGGAATACCCTCTCCCCTATCAAGTTCAAGAATCCAACCCGCAACGTTATCCAGAAAATATCTATCGTGAGTTACTGCAATTACAGTTCCTTTATATTCGTGTAAATGCTGTTCTAACCACATCACAGACTCAGCATCGAGGTGGTTAGTAGGCTCATCAAGCAACAATACATCAGGTTCCTGAAGAAGTAATCTGCACAAAGCTACCCTGCGACGTTCACCTCCGGATAAATTCTTAATTGGAGTATCGCCTTCAGGAGTTCTTAATGCATCCATTGCTATTTCTAACTTTGTATCGAGTTCCCAGGCATTTTTAGAATCGATTTCATCCTGCAAAACTGCCTGACGATTCATCAATTTTTCCATTTTGTCTGCATCTTCATAAACCTCCGGAAGACCAAACATATCGTTTATTTTATTATACTCATCAAGAATAGCAATTGTTTCTGCTGCACCTTCACGTACAATGTCTATTACGGTCTTATCGTCATCAAGTATCGGCTCCTGAGCCAAATAACCTACACTATAATCTTTAGAGAAAACTACATCACCCTGAAACTCCTTATCCAGCCCGGCAATAATCTTCAATAAAGTAGACTTACCCGAGCCATTCAATCCTAAAATACCAATCTTAGCTCCATAGAAGAAGCTCAGATAAATATTTTTTAAAACCGTTTTATTAGTACTGGAGTAAATTTTACTTACCCCGGACATTGAAAAAATTACTTTTTTATCGTCTGACATATTAATTTATTATTTTCTATATTTAAGTATGCAAAAATACTTAAACTTAAGTTAATCACTCTTGCAGAATAATTATTTTTTTGTTTCTTCGTTCTCTAATAAAATGATAACCCTTTTATATGTCTATAACCTATAAAATCCTAATAAAAAAACTGGTCCCGATAGTAATAATGTTACTGGTTGCAAGTTCTTCTTTCGCTCAAAGCAGTCGTACTTATAGGAAACCGTTTTTTGGGCAAATTGTAAACTTATTTAACCAAAGACCATTAGAAAACGCACATATTATTAACCTTACAACTACAAAAGGTACTATTTCGAACTACAGGGGAGAATTCAGAATTGAGGTAGCCTTAGGAGACACCCTATATTTTTCTGAAATGGGATATCATTCCAAAAAACTGATTGTATCAAAAAAAATGTTGAATCAACATAACATTATTAAATTGATAACCCAGAATTACAAACTAAATGAGGTAGTTGTTTCACCATACGATTTAACAGGGGTGCTGGAAGTAGATGTAAAAAACCTTATTGCCTTAGAAGAACGAAGAGTTGTTAAAATTGGAAATCTTAAAACATCGTCAGAACTAGGGCCTAACAAATACACCAAGCCAAGTGTTTTTCAACCTGTAGATTTTATCTATAATATATTTGGTAAAAGACCAAAAGAGCTGCGTAAATTAAAAGAACTTGAGGAAACCAGCCAGGTTAGAGATTTATTGCATCAAAAATATGACAGGGAATTTTTAATGGAAACACTGAATCTTTCAAGAAAACAAATTGAAAGTATACTTAAGTACTGTGATTATGACCATGATTACATCATAAAAGCAAACGATCTCCAAATATTACAGGCAGTTCTGGATTGTTATGGTCAATACAAAATTTATATAGATAAAGAATCCGGAATAAAAAAAGAGGAATAACTAATATTCAATATATATATATTAAAAGCCCTGATTTTTTAAAAGTAAATCAGGGCTATTTTTATCCCTTTTTATGACCAAATTAATTACTATCTATAGCTAAGCGTGCATTAAAATCCAATTCAAGTAAGAAAATACAGCTATTTTCAAAAAAAAAAATTAACTTTACTATGCAATAGGTATCAAATTAAAAATTGCAATACGTCTCATTAATAGCATATTTAGTGTATAAAACGCTTTATCTACTCTAGATAAATGATTTTATAACATATATATATTAATTGATTGCGAATTTTATACTTTTGCTACTGAGTATTTTACTAAAATATCTAAAATTGTAAATAATTAATAACTGTAAAGACAGTAAATTATAATTCTAAGCATGAGAAATATTAGCTTAAAGTCATTAGCAGTTGTTGGGGCAGCAGTTGCAACGTTATCAAGTTGTAACTCAATGAAAGACCTTGACAAAGACTACTATTCGGTAAATCCTAACC includes the following:
- the ettA gene encoding energy-dependent translational throttle protein EttA gives rise to the protein MSDDKKVIFSMSGVSKIYSSTNKTVLKNIYLSFFYGAKIGILGLNGSGKSTLLKIIAGLDKEFQGDVVFSKDYSVGYLAQEPILDDDKTVIDIVREGAAETIAILDEYNKINDMFGLPEVYEDADKMEKLMNRQAVLQDEIDSKNAWELDTKLEIAMDALRTPEGDTPIKNLSGGERRRVALCRLLLQEPDVLLLDEPTNHLDAESVMWLEQHLHEYKGTVIAVTHDRYFLDNVAGWILELDRGEGIPWKGNYSSWLEQKTVRMAKEEKQVSKRRKTLEQELEWVKMAPKGRHAKSKARLNNYDKLMSQEEKQKDSQLELYIPNGPRLGTNVIEAKDVAKGYGDRLLYDNLNFSLPPNGIVGVIGPNGAGKTTLFKMIMGEETPNSGEFAVGETAKIAYVDQSHSDINPEKSLYENFADGQEQVMMGGHMVNTRAYLSRFNFAGPEQNKKVKEMSGGERNRLHLAMTLKEEGNVLLLDEPTNDLDVNTLRALEEGLDSFAGCAVVISHDRWFLDRICTHILAFEGDSSVYFFEGSFSEYEENKKKRLGDTTPHRIKYKKLVR
- a CDS encoding carboxypeptidase-like regulatory domain-containing protein, with protein sequence MSITYKILIKKLVPIVIMLLVASSSFAQSSRTYRKPFFGQIVNLFNQRPLENAHIINLTTTKGTISNYRGEFRIEVALGDTLYFSEMGYHSKKLIVSKKMLNQHNIIKLITQNYKLNEVVVSPYDLTGVLEVDVKNLIALEERRVVKIGNLKTSSELGPNKYTKPSVFQPVDFIYNIFGKRPKELRKLKELEETSQVRDLLHQKYDREFLMETLNLSRKQIESILKYCDYDHDYIIKANDLQILQAVLDCYGQYKIYIDKESGIKKEE